A region from the Flavobacteriales bacterium genome encodes:
- a CDS encoding gliding motility-associated C-terminal domain-containing protein: MLGRPLALLSFALIGAQARLGAQCAIALGNDVTICQGQTATLNGPPGFPNYNWSNGATTQNITVGAAGNYTCTVSYPTGNLVTNGNFSGGNTGFTSQFNYAFNLQPEPTYNVGLNANWYHPQWQGTGTGNFLLVNAGWMHAGWSAWCQTINVCPNQTYTLTLSAMNVATQGAPLLDWSVDGVQINQGMQTGAQGAWSTFNRTWTSGPGQYSATFCIVVASGWGIGNDFGVDNISISSNITLSDQQQVFVTPLPVVNLGPDQLLCTGQQAVLNATAPGATYLWQDGSTAPTFTVTGAGIYDVDVTVNGCTGTDAVQFWYNPYPALDLGNDTTMCVGQNLPLNVFVPGATYQWQNNSPAPSYTVTGPGTYEVDVTLNGCTAQDTIVVNYNPLPAVALGNDTTLCDGEVLILDATTPNAQYLWQDGSTNGTLQVTAAGAYDVEVTVNGCSGTDAVNVNFNPLPQFYLGNDTTVCPGEVVSWDATVPGATYLWNDGSTASTLTTSATGVSSVTVTLNGCEASDAATLGNFTLQTVNLGPDVVACAGASVPLSVTVPGATYAWNNGSTSNAITVVAAGTYWVEATLNGCPVRDSVNVTFTPLPLVDLGQDTTLCDGGILLLDATLANATYLWNDGSSSATLNAGAGTWSVEVTANGCTNSDTIGIGWFVPPFIELGPDTTLCPGQTIVLDASYPGATHQWQDGSANNTLTASTAGNYNVQVTDIYGCSYSDDIDVAYASPQAIDLGNDTTLCAGATLSLDAGVPGATYAWSTGATTSGIVVSSAGNYSVTVAQGNCTVSDGIQVSFVANPSVQLPNDTTLCAGETLLLDATTAGVTYTWQNGSTAATYLVNSAGTYSVTVTNAAGCTDNDAITVSYATPGSIALGNDTSFCAGGSVLLDATLPGSTYLWSTGATSATITANTMGTYWVQATQGNCAVGDTINITVNANPSVQLPSDTTLCAGETLLLDATTPGVTYAWQNGSTAATFLVNSAGTYSITVTNAAGCTDNDAITVSYATPGSIDLGNDTSFCAGGSALLDATLPGSTYLWSTGATSATITANTMGTYWVQATQGNCAVGDTINITVNANPSVQLPNDTTLCAGETLLLDATTPGVTYAWQNGSTAATFLVNSAGTYSVTVTNAAGCTDNDAITVSYATPGSIDLGNDTSFCAGGSVLLDATLPGSTYLWSTGATSATITANTTGTYWVQATQGNCAVGDTINITVNANPSVQLPNDTTLCAGETLLLDATTPGVTYAWQNGSTAATNLVNSTGAYSVTVTNAAGCTDSDAITVSYATPGSIDLGNDTSFCAGSSVVLDATLPGSTYLWSTGATSATITANTMGTYWVQATQGNCAVGDTINITVNANPSVQLPSDTTLCAGETLLLDATTPGSSYEWQDGSTGPTFAAANTGAYSVTVTDNNGCVASDAMNLSFVNPAAVYLGADTSLCPGGSLALDAGMPGAQYGWSTGSTNSSITVASSGTYWVQAGMPGCMTSDTIVVSFVNMPLPGLGPDETLCEGDTLLLSVQPGGASVLWSDGSSGSSLAVSNSGEVSVVLSLDGCTSSDAVDIAFAAVVDSIDLGPDVVHCPGEPLQLVAPIAGAQYNWSTGGTSNSIVITEPGWYWLHVSGACTNAVDSILITSGNCGLYVYVPNTFTPDGDGFNDAFQAVVNGDILNYALTVFNRWGEPVWRGNDPSLTWDGTAMGIAAPDGVYVWTIEYKADTPEGIKQERLIGHVTLLR, encoded by the coding sequence ATGCTCGGACGCCCCCTCGCACTTCTCTCCTTCGCCCTGATCGGTGCGCAAGCACGGTTGGGTGCGCAGTGCGCGATCGCGCTGGGCAATGATGTGACGATCTGCCAGGGCCAGACCGCCACCTTGAACGGTCCGCCCGGCTTCCCGAACTACAACTGGAGCAACGGTGCCACCACGCAGAACATCACGGTGGGCGCCGCAGGCAACTACACCTGCACGGTTAGCTACCCCACCGGCAACCTCGTGACCAACGGTAACTTCAGCGGGGGCAACACCGGCTTCACCTCGCAGTTCAACTACGCCTTCAACCTGCAGCCCGAGCCCACTTACAACGTGGGGCTCAACGCCAATTGGTACCACCCGCAGTGGCAGGGCACCGGCACCGGCAATTTCCTGTTGGTGAACGCCGGCTGGATGCACGCGGGTTGGAGCGCTTGGTGCCAGACCATCAATGTTTGTCCCAACCAGACCTACACGCTGACCTTGAGCGCCATGAACGTGGCCACCCAAGGCGCACCGCTGCTTGATTGGTCGGTGGACGGGGTGCAGATCAACCAAGGCATGCAGACCGGAGCGCAGGGCGCGTGGAGCACCTTCAACCGCACGTGGACCAGCGGACCGGGGCAGTACAGCGCCACCTTCTGCATTGTGGTGGCCAGTGGCTGGGGCATTGGCAACGACTTCGGCGTGGACAACATCAGCATCAGCAGCAACATCACCCTGAGCGACCAGCAGCAGGTGTTCGTTACGCCGCTTCCGGTGGTGAACCTCGGCCCTGACCAATTGCTGTGCACGGGACAACAAGCCGTGCTGAACGCCACCGCACCTGGTGCCACGTATCTGTGGCAGGATGGAAGTACAGCACCCACCTTCACCGTAACCGGAGCGGGCATTTACGATGTGGACGTAACGGTGAACGGCTGCACGGGCACCGACGCGGTGCAGTTCTGGTACAACCCCTACCCTGCGCTCGACCTTGGCAACGACACTACGATGTGCGTTGGCCAGAACCTACCGTTGAATGTGTTCGTGCCGGGCGCGACCTACCAATGGCAGAACAACAGTCCGGCACCGAGCTATACGGTGACGGGACCTGGCACCTACGAGGTGGACGTGACACTGAACGGCTGCACCGCACAGGACACTATTGTGGTGAACTACAACCCGCTGCCCGCAGTGGCGCTTGGCAACGACACGACGCTGTGCGACGGTGAAGTGCTGATCCTGGATGCAACAACGCCCAACGCGCAATACCTCTGGCAGGACGGCTCAACCAACGGCACGCTGCAAGTGACGGCAGCCGGGGCGTACGATGTGGAAGTGACGGTGAACGGTTGCTCGGGCACCGATGCGGTGAACGTGAACTTCAACCCGCTTCCGCAATTCTACCTGGGCAACGACACGACCGTTTGTCCCGGTGAAGTTGTGTCCTGGGATGCCACGGTGCCCGGTGCAACCTACCTGTGGAACGATGGCAGCACAGCGTCCACACTTACCACATCGGCCACCGGCGTGAGCAGCGTTACCGTTACGTTGAACGGTTGCGAAGCGAGCGATGCCGCCACGCTCGGCAACTTCACCCTGCAGACCGTGAACCTCGGGCCCGACGTAGTGGCTTGTGCGGGCGCAAGCGTGCCGCTGAGCGTTACCGTGCCGGGTGCCACCTACGCGTGGAACAACGGCTCGACGAGCAATGCGATCACCGTGGTCGCAGCGGGCACCTATTGGGTGGAAGCCACGCTGAACGGTTGCCCGGTGCGCGACTCGGTGAACGTCACGTTCACACCACTTCCGCTCGTGGACCTCGGCCAGGACACGACGTTGTGCGATGGCGGAATACTGCTGCTCGACGCCACGTTGGCCAATGCGACCTACCTGTGGAACGACGGAAGTTCCTCTGCGACACTGAACGCGGGCGCTGGAACGTGGAGCGTGGAGGTGACCGCGAACGGCTGCACCAACAGCGATACGATCGGCATCGGGTGGTTCGTGCCGCCCTTCATTGAACTCGGCCCGGACACTACGCTATGCCCCGGGCAAACGATAGTGCTCGATGCGAGCTATCCCGGCGCCACCCATCAATGGCAGGACGGCTCGGCGAACAACACGCTCACGGCTAGCACGGCCGGGAACTACAACGTGCAGGTCACGGACATCTACGGTTGCTCGTACAGCGACGATATTGATGTGGCCTACGCGAGCCCGCAAGCCATCGACCTCGGCAACGACACCACGTTGTGCGCCGGAGCTACGCTTTCGTTGGATGCCGGTGTTCCGGGTGCGACGTACGCCTGGAGCACCGGTGCAACGACATCGGGCATTGTGGTCAGCTCGGCGGGCAATTACAGCGTTACCGTTGCCCAGGGGAACTGCACCGTGAGCGATGGCATCCAAGTATCGTTCGTGGCCAACCCGAGCGTTCAACTCCCGAATGACACGACGTTGTGCGCCGGAGAGACCTTGCTGCTCGATGCAACCACTGCTGGGGTCACCTATACCTGGCAGAACGGATCCACCGCCGCGACCTACCTCGTGAACAGCGCTGGGACTTACAGCGTTACAGTCACCAATGCTGCTGGCTGCACCGACAACGATGCCATCACGGTGAGCTATGCCACGCCGGGCAGCATCGCCTTGGGCAACGACACGAGTTTCTGCGCAGGTGGCAGCGTATTGCTCGATGCCACGTTGCCGGGTTCGACCTACTTGTGGAGCACCGGCGCTACGAGCGCGACGATCACGGCAAACACCATGGGCACATACTGGGTGCAAGCCACACAAGGCAACTGCGCGGTGGGCGATACGATCAACATCACCGTGAACGCCAACCCGAGCGTGCAACTGCCCAGCGACACCACGCTCTGCGCCGGTGAAACACTGCTGCTCGATGCGACTACACCGGGCGTCACTTACGCTTGGCAGAACGGCTCCACCGCTGCGACATTCCTCGTGAACAGCGCTGGGACTTACAGCATCACAGTCACCAATGCTGCTGGTTGCACCGACAACGATGCCATCACGGTGAGCTATGCCACGCCGGGCAGCATCGACCTGGGCAACGACACGAGTTTCTGCGCAGGTGGTAGTGCATTGCTCGATGCCACGTTGCCGGGTTCGACCTACTTGTGGAGCACCGGCGCTACGAGCGCGACGATCACGGCAAACACCATGGGCACATACTGGGTGCAAGCCACACAAGGCAACTGCGCGGTGGGCGATACGATCAACATCACCGTGAACGCCAACCCGAGCGTGCAACTGCCCAACGACACCACGCTGTGCGCCGGTGAAACGCTGCTGCTCGATGCGACCACACCGGGCGTCACTTACGCTTGGCAGAACGGCTCCACCGCTGCGACATTCCTCGTGAACAGCGCTGGGACTTACAGCGTCACAGTCACCAATGCTGCTGGCTGCACCGACAACGATGCCATCACGGTGAGCTATGCCACGCCGGGCAGCATCGACCTGGGCAACGACACGAGTTTCTGCGCAGGTGGTAGTGTATTGCTCGATGCCACGTTGCCGGGTTCGACCTACTTGTGGAGCACCGGCGCTACGAGCGCGACGATCACGGCAAACACCACTGGCACCTACTGGGTGCAAGCCACACAAGGCAACTGCGCGGTGGGCGATACGATCAACATCACCGTGAACGCCAACCCGAGCGTTCAACTGCCCAACGACACCACGCTCTGCGCCGGTGAAACGCTGCTGCTCGATGCGACCACACCGGGCGTCACTTACGCTTGGCAGAACGGCTCCACCGCCGCGACCAACCTCGTGAACAGCACTGGCGCGTACAGCGTCACAGTCACCAACGCTGCTGGTTGCACCGACAGCGATGCCATCACCGTGAGCTACGCCACACCGGGCAGCATCGACCTGGGCAACGACACGAGCTTCTGTGCGGGTAGCAGCGTAGTGCTCGATGCCACACTACCGGGTTCAACCTACTTGTGGAGTACCGGCGCTACGAGCGCGACGATCACGGCAAACACCATGGGCACATACTGGGTGCAAGCCACACAAGGCAACTGCGCGGTGGGCGATACGATCAACATCACCGTGAACGCCAACCCGAGCGTGCAGCTGCCCAGCGACACCACGCTCTGCGCCGGTGAAACGCTGCTGCTCGATGCGACTACACCGGGATCTTCCTACGAATGGCAGGACGGTTCCACAGGACCGACGTTCGCAGCGGCCAACACGGGCGCTTACAGTGTGACCGTCACGGACAACAACGGCTGCGTTGCGAGCGATGCGATGAACCTGTCGTTCGTGAACCCGGCGGCCGTCTACTTGGGAGCGGACACCAGTCTTTGCCCGGGCGGCTCCTTGGCACTGGACGCCGGAATGCCTGGAGCTCAATACGGATGGAGCACCGGCAGCACCAACAGCAGCATCACCGTTGCAAGCTCGGGCACCTACTGGGTGCAAGCCGGCATGCCGGGCTGCATGACGAGCGACACCATCGTCGTCTCTTTCGTGAACATGCCGCTACCGGGCCTCGGTCCCGATGAAACACTTTGTGAAGGCGACACACTGTTGCTGAGCGTGCAACCCGGCGGGGCATCCGTGCTCTGGAGCGATGGATCATCGGGCTCGTCGCTGGCAGTGTCGAACAGTGGCGAGGTGAGCGTTGTGCTTTCATTGGACGGATGCACCAGCAGCGATGCCGTGGACATCGCGTTCGCTGCCGTGGTAGACAGCATCGACCTCGGCCCCGATGTGGTGCACTGCCCGGGCGAGCCGCTTCAACTGGTGGCCCCGATCGCGGGCGCGCAATACAATTGGAGCACGGGCGGAACATCGAACAGCATCGTCATCACCGAACCCGGCTGGTACTGGCTGCATGTGAGCGGTGCATGCACAAACGCTGTCGACAGTATCCTCATTACATCGGGGAACTGCGGACTGTACGTGTACGTCCCCAACACCTTCACCCCCGATGGCGATGGCTTCAACGATGCATTCCAAGCGGTGGTGAACGGAGACATACTGAACTACGCGCTTACTGTTTTCAACCGCTGGGGCGAGCCCGTTTGGCGTGGCAATGACCCTTCGCTCACTTGGGACGGCACGGCCATGGGCATCGCCGCACCGGATGGTGTTTACGTGTGGACCATCGAGTACAAAGCGGACACTCCTGAAGGCATCAAGCAGGAACGCTTGATCGGGCACGTGACCCTGCTGCGCTAG
- a CDS encoding WG repeat-containing protein, producing the protein MKRWCTLLLVLFASKANAQLFKSKLQKGFDALAVYDYFKARTLFQDQTKRHPSAAWYGLSVITGRADNPFYQLDSSYTFIQKADAAFTAAPDKERLLVKRFGVEQDAIAAQRDRVAELSWAQTTKLNTIDGYERYMGLFTYSARAAEAELVRDHLAFQDARTANSSEAYSAFIGRYPDARQVHEARTRLQEAVFRENTVDGSVASYEQFIAEHPGSPYVKNAEDEIYRLSTPHGTTEEFMAFIKRYPMNTRVPDAWRSIYALSTRDLSAASITAFLKAYPDYPFIEELAQDFTVASMRLLPFRRAADSLWGYIDDQGVERIKAVYPWAEPFVKDQAIVERNGKVGTVNKQGVIVVPIDFDDVVDAGAAGFVVERDDMAGLLDRKGRSVVPLIYDGIGAFVDGIAPAAKDGRYGFINAAGAVVLPFTLEHASAFAGGLAVVEVEGKQGAVNAKGDTVVRCRYDWVEGFAEGVSRVRLNGKVGIMGAFGEVLLPVEHDHVGAFKNGRAMVVDGNQCGYVDRKGQFVVPQQFEAQDGASTWGDFRNDHAVVRSKGKVGMIDLSGKLVVPCEFSDVGAWSPWLVPVKKKDKWGFANQKGKVVVDPKYISVSEMTDGVSIAQTADGFILLDSTAARIGAQNYAAITRDRNNHFVATSDAGTGLINSRGEQVLPFAFDAITIVDGALAKVERNGRMAYLRLSDGKAIWKEEGFDAR; encoded by the coding sequence ATGAAACGGTGGTGCACGCTGTTGCTCGTGCTGTTCGCATCCAAGGCGAACGCCCAGCTCTTCAAGAGCAAGCTCCAGAAGGGCTTCGATGCCTTGGCCGTGTACGACTATTTCAAGGCGCGCACTTTGTTCCAGGATCAGACCAAGCGCCACCCCAGTGCGGCGTGGTACGGCCTCAGCGTCATCACCGGCCGTGCCGACAATCCCTTCTACCAGCTGGATTCGTCCTACACCTTCATCCAGAAGGCCGATGCCGCGTTCACCGCTGCGCCTGACAAGGAGCGTTTGCTGGTGAAGCGGTTCGGGGTGGAGCAGGACGCCATTGCTGCGCAGCGCGATCGCGTGGCAGAACTTTCATGGGCGCAGACCACCAAGCTGAACACCATTGATGGCTATGAGCGCTACATGGGTTTGTTCACCTACAGCGCGCGGGCTGCTGAGGCGGAACTTGTCCGTGACCATCTTGCTTTCCAGGACGCGCGCACGGCCAACAGCAGCGAAGCGTATTCGGCGTTCATCGGCCGCTATCCCGATGCCAGGCAGGTGCATGAAGCAAGGACAAGGCTCCAGGAGGCGGTGTTCAGGGAGAATACCGTCGATGGCAGCGTTGCGTCCTACGAGCAGTTCATCGCCGAGCATCCGGGCAGCCCGTACGTGAAGAACGCCGAGGATGAGATCTACAGGTTGAGCACGCCGCACGGCACCACGGAGGAATTCATGGCCTTCATCAAGCGGTACCCGATGAACACGCGCGTGCCCGATGCATGGCGCAGCATCTACGCGCTCAGTACCCGCGACCTGTCAGCCGCGTCCATCACGGCGTTCCTCAAGGCTTATCCCGACTATCCGTTCATCGAGGAGCTGGCCCAGGACTTCACCGTTGCCAGCATGCGCTTGCTGCCTTTCCGGCGTGCGGCCGACAGCTTGTGGGGTTACATCGACGACCAAGGTGTGGAGCGGATCAAGGCGGTGTACCCATGGGCAGAACCCTTCGTGAAGGACCAGGCCATCGTGGAGCGCAACGGCAAGGTGGGCACGGTGAACAAGCAAGGTGTGATCGTGGTGCCGATCGACTTCGACGATGTGGTGGATGCCGGCGCGGCGGGTTTCGTGGTGGAACGCGACGATATGGCCGGGCTGCTGGACCGCAAGGGGCGGAGCGTTGTGCCGCTCATCTACGACGGGATCGGTGCGTTCGTGGACGGTATCGCACCAGCAGCAAAGGATGGCCGTTACGGCTTCATCAATGCGGCCGGTGCGGTGGTACTGCCGTTCACGCTCGAACATGCTTCAGCTTTCGCCGGTGGGTTGGCCGTGGTGGAGGTGGAGGGCAAGCAGGGTGCGGTGAATGCGAAGGGCGATACGGTGGTTCGGTGCCGGTACGACTGGGTCGAAGGCTTTGCAGAAGGTGTCAGCCGTGTTCGCCTCAACGGTAAGGTCGGCATTATGGGTGCTTTCGGGGAAGTACTGCTGCCTGTTGAGCACGACCATGTCGGTGCGTTCAAGAACGGACGCGCCATGGTGGTTGATGGCAACCAGTGCGGCTATGTGGACCGCAAAGGGCAGTTCGTTGTGCCCCAGCAGTTCGAGGCGCAGGACGGTGCGAGCACGTGGGGCGATTTCCGGAACGACCACGCCGTGGTGCGCTCCAAGGGCAAGGTGGGCATGATCGACCTGTCCGGGAAGTTGGTGGTCCCTTGTGAGTTCAGTGATGTCGGGGCATGGTCACCGTGGTTGGTGCCGGTGAAGAAGAAGGACAAGTGGGGCTTCGCCAACCAGAAAGGGAAGGTCGTGGTGGATCCGAAATACATCTCCGTTTCGGAGATGACGGATGGTGTGTCGATCGCCCAGACTGCGGACGGCTTCATCCTGCTGGACAGCACCGCCGCACGCATCGGAGCCCAGAACTATGCAGCGATCACGCGCGATCGCAATAACCATTTCGTGGCCACCAGCGATGCAGGCACCGGCCTCATCAATTCCCGTGGCGAACAAGTACTGCCTTTTGCGTTCGACGCCATTACCATCGTTGACGGTGCGCTGGCCAAAGTGGAGCGCAACGGCCGCATGGCCTACCTGCGGCTGTCCGACGGCAAGGCCATCTGGAAGGAGGAGGGCTTCGACGCCCGCTAG
- a CDS encoding MMPL family transporter produces MRTAADRPLLMEERIASIERRLTKRTARFVLLALALLTIPALVAVLHVRLDHDFEKFFPQNDPELDHYLDFRERFGTDNDYVLLGIGHQPSVFDHDFLVKVDSMAARLQRVPFIASVASPTRLPEPRITPLGVFTVPWIRLESDSTLMADSARVWQDQRVRELFFNADGTALMVLLTAEPGLSKARTDSLLHGIDAVLDNSGLEVARAGRVHGQAHYIGLMQQELVTFFLSSVVLLTVFLFIAFRTGWGVGTPIAVVGLTVLWQVALMTAMGKPLSILTMLLPTILFVVGMSDSVHIIERYIEALREGHRKERALAITLAETGLATFITMFTTAIGYATLVTSGIRPMSEFGLYTSLGVFLAYALSFTLLPAILLLVPTPVRAEQVVRASLWDRRVHDFLRFTLRNRRRILVACILITGASGVLLTRIKVNNFLLEDLPQDDPHRAAFNWFERDFGGVRGFELDVAVADTSKSIWDADVLQQIERVQRFAEQAYGVKAIVGPVSMMKALNKAANGGSVAFDVLPEDDAICRKLARRAELFAGRDGLKSVVSADGRSARLTGRMVDEGGHVHKGKNAVLDAFIAGHTDASIVRFRQTGMAYLIDRNNERLSRQMMFSLGLSFLLIAGIMTWLFREPRMVVIALVPNVVPMFFIAGLMGALGIDLKVSTAIIFSNAFGIAVDDTIHLLGKLRIELNKGKSLAYAMKRTYLSGGKAVIVMSIMLCAGFVTLIASDFGSVYYMGLLISITLAVALLSELFLLPVLIMFFMKRRAKA; encoded by the coding sequence TTGCGCACCGCTGCCGACCGGCCGTTGTTGATGGAAGAGCGCATAGCGAGCATTGAGCGCCGCCTTACCAAGCGCACTGCTCGCTTCGTACTGCTGGCCCTTGCGCTGCTGACGATCCCTGCGCTCGTGGCCGTGCTCCACGTTCGGCTCGACCACGACTTCGAGAAGTTCTTCCCGCAGAACGACCCGGAACTGGACCACTACCTCGACTTCCGTGAGCGGTTCGGTACGGACAACGACTACGTGCTGCTGGGCATCGGCCATCAACCGAGCGTGTTCGACCACGACTTCCTGGTGAAGGTGGACTCGATGGCGGCGCGGTTGCAGCGCGTTCCCTTCATCGCTTCGGTGGCCTCTCCCACCCGGTTGCCGGAGCCACGTATCACGCCGCTCGGGGTCTTCACCGTGCCGTGGATCCGCCTCGAAAGTGACAGCACGCTCATGGCGGACAGCGCGCGGGTCTGGCAGGACCAACGAGTGCGGGAACTGTTCTTCAATGCTGATGGCACTGCGCTGATGGTGCTGCTCACCGCCGAACCAGGATTGAGCAAAGCCCGCACGGACAGCCTGCTCCACGGTATTGATGCGGTGCTGGACAACAGCGGTCTGGAAGTAGCTCGCGCGGGGCGTGTGCATGGCCAGGCGCACTACATCGGCCTGATGCAGCAGGAACTGGTCACCTTCTTCCTCAGTTCGGTGGTGCTGCTCACCGTTTTCCTGTTCATCGCCTTCCGCACGGGCTGGGGCGTGGGTACGCCCATCGCCGTGGTGGGCCTAACGGTGCTGTGGCAGGTGGCCTTGATGACCGCCATGGGCAAACCGCTCAGCATCCTCACCATGCTGCTGCCCACCATCCTCTTCGTGGTGGGCATGAGCGACTCGGTGCACATCATCGAACGGTACATCGAAGCGCTGCGCGAGGGCCACCGGAAGGAGCGCGCATTGGCCATCACACTGGCGGAAACGGGCCTCGCCACCTTCATCACCATGTTCACCACGGCCATCGGCTACGCAACATTGGTCACCAGCGGCATACGGCCGATGAGCGAATTCGGGCTCTACACTTCGCTGGGCGTGTTCCTGGCCTATGCGCTGTCGTTCACCCTGCTGCCGGCCATTCTGTTGCTGGTGCCTACGCCGGTACGGGCCGAGCAGGTGGTGAGGGCGTCACTCTGGGACCGTCGCGTGCACGACTTCCTGCGGTTCACGCTGCGCAACCGGCGGCGCATCCTGGTGGCCTGCATCCTCATCACCGGCGCGAGCGGTGTGCTCCTCACGCGCATCAAGGTGAACAACTTCCTGCTGGAGGACCTGCCGCAGGACGATCCGCACCGCGCGGCCTTCAACTGGTTTGAGCGTGATTTCGGCGGTGTGCGCGGGTTCGAACTGGATGTCGCCGTTGCGGATACGAGCAAGAGCATCTGGGATGCGGATGTGCTCCAACAGATCGAACGCGTTCAACGTTTCGCCGAGCAGGCTTATGGCGTGAAGGCCATCGTTGGTCCGGTGAGCATGATGAAAGCGCTGAACAAGGCCGCCAATGGTGGTTCGGTGGCCTTCGATGTGCTGCCTGAAGACGATGCCATCTGCAGGAAACTGGCCCGCCGTGCCGAGCTCTTCGCAGGGCGGGACGGATTGAAAAGCGTGGTTAGCGCGGATGGCCGCAGCGCCCGGCTCACTGGCCGAATGGTGGATGAAGGCGGCCATGTGCACAAGGGCAAGAACGCGGTGCTCGATGCCTTCATCGCCGGGCACACGGACGCGAGCATCGTCCGCTTCCGGCAAACCGGCATGGCCTATTTGATCGATCGCAACAACGAGCGCCTCAGCCGGCAGATGATGTTCAGTCTTGGCCTGAGCTTCCTGCTCATTGCCGGCATCATGACGTGGTTGTTCCGCGAGCCCCGCATGGTCGTCATTGCGCTGGTCCCCAACGTGGTGCCCATGTTCTTCATAGCAGGGCTCATGGGCGCCTTGGGCATCGACCTGAAGGTGAGCACGGCCATCATCTTCAGCAATGCGTTCGGGATCGCTGTTGACGACACCATCCACCTGTTGGGCAAGCTCCGCATCGAACTGAACAAGGGCAAGAGCCTGGCCTACGCCATGAAGCGCACCTACCTCAGCGGGGGCAAGGCCGTCATCGTCATGAGCATCATGCTCTGCGCCGGGTTCGTCACCCTCATTGCCTCCGACTTCGGCAGTGTTTACTACATGGGCCTGCTCATCAGCATCACCCTGGCGGTGGCACTGCTTTCGGAGCTCTTCCTGCTGCCGGTGCTCATCATGTTCTTCATGAAGCGCAGGGCAAAGGCGTGA
- the trmD gene encoding tRNA (guanosine(37)-N1)-methyltransferase TrmD codes for MRIDIITALPRLLDSWFADSILERAQKKGLVEVHVHDLRQWSTDKHKRIDDYAFGGGAGMVMQVEPIHRAILDLKVARAYDEVIYMSPDGVLLDQPLANELSLKGDLIILCGHYKGVDERVREHLVTREVSIGNYVLSGGEIPAAVLCDAIIRLVPGVLNDETSALSDSFQDGLVAPPAYSRPAEYNGWKVPDVLLSGHQANIDAWRHQQAVARTMERRPGMLEPDDRKGDRPDPQRP; via the coding sequence ATGCGCATTGACATCATCACCGCCCTGCCCCGCTTGCTGGACAGTTGGTTCGCCGACAGCATCCTGGAGCGCGCCCAGAAAAAAGGCCTGGTGGAGGTCCACGTGCATGATCTGCGCCAATGGAGCACGGACAAGCACAAGCGCATTGATGACTACGCCTTTGGTGGTGGTGCCGGTATGGTGATGCAGGTGGAACCCATCCACCGGGCCATCCTGGACCTGAAGGTTGCCCGAGCTTACGACGAGGTCATCTACATGAGCCCCGACGGCGTATTGCTGGACCAACCTCTTGCCAACGAACTCAGCCTGAAGGGCGATCTCATCATCCTCTGCGGGCACTACAAGGGGGTGGATGAGCGCGTGCGCGAGCATCTGGTGACCCGTGAAGTCAGCATCGGGAATTACGTGCTGAGCGGGGGGGAGATCCCAGCAGCCGTGCTCTGCGATGCCATCATCCGGCTGGTGCCCGGTGTGCTCAATGATGAGACCAGCGCCCTGAGCGACAGCTTCCAGGACGGGCTGGTGGCCCCGCCCGCTTACAGCCGACCGGCGGAGTACAATGGATGGAAGGTCCCTGACGTGCTCTTGAGCGGTCACCAGGCCAACATCGATGCCTGGCGGCATCAGCAAGCGGTGGCGCGCACAATGGAACGGCGGCCCGGAATGCTGGAACCGGACGATCGGAAAGGCGATCGGCCTGACCCACAAAGACCATGA
- the rplS gene encoding 50S ribosomal protein L19 produces MDIIKQLEKQIAPVREYPAFKAGDTVTVHYKITEGNKERIQQFQGVVIQRKGSGSTATFTVRKISNNIGVERIFPIASPFIDQIDVNKHGSVRRARIFYLRSRRGKSARITEKRQAVAEVAK; encoded by the coding sequence ATGGACATTATCAAGCAACTCGAGAAGCAGATCGCCCCCGTTCGCGAATACCCCGCATTCAAGGCTGGCGACACCGTTACCGTGCACTACAAGATCACAGAGGGCAACAAGGAGCGCATTCAGCAGTTCCAAGGCGTGGTCATCCAGCGCAAGGGGTCAGGCAGTACTGCCACCTTCACCGTGCGGAAGATCAGCAACAACATCGGCGTGGAGCGGATCTTCCCGATCGCCAGTCCCTTCATCGATCAGATCGACGTGAACAAGCACGGCAGCGTGCGCCGCGCCCGCATCTTCTACCTGCGCAGCCGCCGCGGGAAGAGCGCCCGTATCACTGAGAAGCGGCAGGCTGTTGCCGAGGTTGCAAAGTGA